A single genomic interval of Aneurinibacillus migulanus harbors:
- a CDS encoding energy-coupling factor ABC transporter ATP-binding protein, protein MEDVTYTYPGSAESALDGITMRIPKGKRCALLGHNGCGKSTLFLHMNGIYRPHSGALKWNKELYTYSRASLAELRRRVGLVFQDPEQQLIASTVAEDISYGLCNAGISESEAVRKVQDALTRFGLDDLQERPVHHLSLGQKKRVALAGVMVLRPELLLLDEPTAYLDRLHTDRLLEELEAIHREEGTTMLMATHDIDLAYEWSDWVFVMHQGRLVMEGTPDEVFAKREMLAEMRLGVPLLFDVWDALAPSLLPDATERPRTALELKSRLERYVIDNKRKMG, encoded by the coding sequence ATGGAAGATGTGACATATACGTATCCGGGAAGCGCTGAATCGGCATTAGACGGGATTACAATGCGGATTCCAAAGGGAAAACGATGTGCATTGTTAGGTCATAACGGATGTGGTAAGTCAACGTTGTTTCTGCATATGAACGGGATTTATCGTCCGCATAGTGGAGCGCTCAAATGGAACAAAGAGCTGTATACGTATAGTCGTGCATCCCTGGCTGAGCTACGCAGACGGGTCGGACTAGTATTTCAGGACCCGGAGCAGCAATTGATTGCCAGTACGGTAGCGGAAGACATATCGTACGGTTTGTGCAATGCCGGAATATCCGAATCGGAGGCAGTACGTAAGGTGCAGGACGCACTGACACGATTCGGCCTGGATGATTTGCAGGAGAGACCGGTGCACCACTTAAGCCTGGGACAAAAAAAACGGGTAGCACTTGCGGGCGTTATGGTATTAAGACCAGAGTTGCTGCTGTTGGATGAACCGACCGCCTACCTGGATCGTCTGCATACGGATCGACTATTGGAAGAATTGGAAGCGATTCACCGGGAAGAAGGCACGACGATGCTGATGGCGACGCATGATATTGATTTGGCTTACGAGTGGTCGGACTGGGTGTTCGTTATGCACCAGGGACGACTGGTGATGGAAGGCACGCCGGATGAGGTATTCGCGAAGCGTGAAATGCTGGCAGAGATGCGTCTAGGTGTGCCGCTGTTGTTCGATGTATGGGATGCGTTGGCACCTTCCTTGTTGCCTGATGCAACGGAGCGTCCTCGTACAGCATTAGAATTGAAGAGTCGGCTGGAGCGATATGTGATAGATAACAAACGAAAAATGGGGTGA
- the cbiQ gene encoding cobalt ECF transporter T component CbiQ — protein MRIQLDTIAYTNHLRHISPGQKLLFGLGMLAFVLLSHTPAHVVVFVWMSVWIVGYAKVPVRIYMSLIGAIGVFLALSLPPIMVEISRHSPAEPTIFHFVAGTWYIYVSVKGVKAAGILLLRSLSSVSCLYFILLTIPFTEMLAVLRRIGIPEILTDLLLVMYRFVFVFLETIGQLWTAQQARGGGQGFTGKMRDAGRLVTRLFTRTLQRYQQLSVGLAARGFEGELRVISHVPVSVSKRYATEAIIGFMLLVTFEWWTGR, from the coding sequence ATGAGAATTCAGCTTGACACCATTGCGTACACGAACCACTTGCGTCATATTTCCCCAGGACAGAAGCTATTGTTTGGCTTGGGGATGCTTGCTTTTGTGCTGCTGTCGCACACGCCTGCACATGTTGTCGTATTCGTATGGATGAGCGTTTGGATTGTCGGCTATGCGAAGGTTCCAGTCCGTATCTATATGAGTTTAATCGGAGCGATAGGCGTATTTCTAGCACTTAGCCTTCCTCCGATTATGGTAGAGATTTCTCGTCATTCGCCTGCAGAGCCGACAATCTTTCATTTTGTTGCAGGTACCTGGTATATATATGTGAGTGTAAAAGGCGTAAAGGCAGCAGGAATCCTGCTGCTTCGTTCGCTTTCTTCAGTATCTTGCCTATATTTTATTCTGTTGACCATACCGTTTACCGAGATGCTGGCTGTTTTACGGCGAATCGGCATTCCAGAGATTTTAACAGATTTATTGCTTGTGATGTACCGGTTTGTTTTCGTATTTTTGGAAACGATAGGGCAGCTCTGGACGGCTCAGCAGGCACGGGGTGGTGGTCAGGGTTTTACAGGGAAAATGCGGGATGCCGGTAGGCTGGTGACCCGGCTCTTTACCCGTACGCTACAGCGCTACCAACAACTGTCCGTTGGGCTTGCGGCACGGGGCTTTGAAGGAGAGTTGCGTGTCATCTCACATGTGCCGGTATCGGTATCGAAGCGGTATGCAACCGAAGCCATCATCGGATTTATGTTACTAGTGACTTTTGAATGGTGGACAGGAAGGTGA
- a CDS encoding energy-coupling factor ABC transporter substrate-binding protein: MNKPKSWLNVLIVLAVVALIVFPLIIVKDSEFGGADGAAEEAITEVSPGYEPWFQPLMEPPGGETESLLFALQAALGAGVIGYVIGYYKARSTKQERSDENSA; the protein is encoded by the coding sequence ATGAATAAACCAAAAAGTTGGCTGAATGTTTTGATTGTGCTGGCAGTGGTTGCGCTTATCGTATTTCCGCTGATTATCGTGAAGGACTCAGAATTTGGCGGTGCAGACGGAGCTGCGGAAGAAGCGATTACTGAGGTATCGCCGGGCTATGAGCCATGGTTCCAGCCACTGATGGAACCGCCGGGTGGCGAGACAGAGAGTTTGTTGTTCGCGCTTCAGGCGGCGCTCGGGGCCGGAGTTATTGGCTACGTTATCGGCTACTATAAAGCCCGGTCTACGAAACAGGAACGTTCGGATGAGAATTCAGCTTGA
- a CDS encoding energy-coupling factor ABC transporter permease produces MKKKRILSGIGVILLFALYFVWNEPQTAYAMHIMEGFLPVKWAVFWWIVFLPFFLLGLRSLTKLTKEKPETKLLLGLAGAFTFVLSALKIPSVTGSSSHPTGTGLGAVLFGPLVMTVLGTLVLLFQALLLAHGGLTTLGANAFSMAIVGPFVAYAVYRAIIPTGRQRLAIFMAAALADMATYIVTSLQLALAFPAASGGIAASFMKFAGIFAVTQVPLAISEGLLTVLVWNWLVAYNGQEMAQLQSIKRGA; encoded by the coding sequence ATGAAGAAGAAGCGCATACTTTCAGGAATTGGCGTGATTTTGCTGTTCGCTCTGTATTTTGTATGGAATGAACCGCAGACCGCCTACGCGATGCATATTATGGAAGGATTCTTGCCGGTGAAATGGGCCGTTTTTTGGTGGATTGTGTTTCTACCTTTTTTCTTGCTGGGCCTTCGTTCACTGACGAAATTGACAAAAGAAAAACCAGAAACGAAATTGTTGCTTGGACTTGCGGGCGCGTTCACGTTCGTATTGTCCGCGCTTAAAATTCCGTCGGTGACAGGAAGCAGTTCACATCCGACCGGAACCGGACTGGGTGCAGTTTTGTTTGGCCCGTTAGTTATGACGGTACTTGGTACGCTTGTGCTATTGTTTCAGGCGTTACTACTGGCACATGGAGGATTGACAACACTGGGTGCGAATGCCTTTTCAATGGCGATTGTAGGCCCGTTTGTTGCATATGCTGTGTATCGGGCAATTATCCCTACAGGCAGACAACGACTGGCTATTTTTATGGCGGCGGCTCTGGCTGACATGGCTACATATATTGTGACTTCTCTGCAGCTTGCATTGGCTTTTCCTGCAGCGAGCGGTGGTATAGCAGCTTCCTTTATGAAATTCGCCGGGATTTTTGCAGTAACACAGGTTCCGCTGGCGATTAGTGAAGGATTGCTGACGGTGTTAGTGTGGAATTGGCTGGTCGCCTATAATGGACAAGAAATGGCACAGCTTCAATCTATAAAACGGGGAGCATAG
- a CDS encoding response regulator transcription factor — translation MPNMIKILIADDQTLMREGLRTILDLEDDMQVVGTTENGQETYEMVHKLMPDIVLMDIKMPVMDGIESTKKIKQKFPQTIVLILTTFAEDGYIIEGLANGASGFLLKDMQGDKLIAAIRDAARGQMMLPAIIAAKLAARLSHFSSQAQSAIHTERLKEQGIELSEREKELAILMLQGMSNRQIAKTLFISEGTVKNYISMIYAKIGTNERSKAILYLKELGVENLQ, via the coding sequence ATGCCTAACATGATTAAAATCCTTATCGCAGATGACCAAACACTTATGCGGGAAGGTCTAAGAACGATACTTGATCTTGAAGATGATATGCAAGTTGTCGGAACGACGGAGAATGGTCAGGAAACGTACGAAATGGTACATAAGCTTATGCCCGATATTGTATTGATGGATATTAAAATGCCTGTCATGGACGGCATTGAGAGCACCAAAAAAATCAAGCAGAAATTCCCGCAAACGATTGTCCTTATTCTAACTACATTCGCAGAAGACGGATACATCATAGAAGGACTGGCGAATGGAGCAAGTGGTTTCTTGCTGAAGGATATGCAAGGAGATAAACTCATTGCCGCCATCCGCGATGCTGCCCGTGGACAGATGATGCTTCCAGCGATTATCGCTGCCAAGCTTGCAGCCCGGCTTTCCCATTTTTCCTCTCAGGCGCAAAGCGCCATTCATACGGAGCGATTAAAAGAACAAGGAATTGAGTTATCAGAGCGGGAAAAAGAACTGGCCATCCTCATGCTACAGGGCATGAGTAATCGGCAAATCGCAAAAACATTGTTCATCAGTGAAGGAACCGTTAAGAATTACATCAGCATGATATACGCCAAAATCGGAACCAATGAACGCTCTAAAGCCATTTTATACTTGAAAGAACTGGGAGTAGAAAACTTGCAGTAA
- a CDS encoding methyl-accepting chemotaxis protein — protein sequence MKKWIKLSVKRRLHIAFLVLLLIPSLSIGIASYYTAKQKVQDQVLEKAKGDITLLNQLVTKLIEPQLQNVELLSENIHGDMYQGRTSPQVVDIIHQFQRIHPEISSAYVGTEAGFLIMDGSEKLPADYDTRKRPWYQQGWQAKGKTVLTDPYLDMVTGEVVVGIIQKTKDGSGVVGVDLNLKKLNEMAQSMKTGTKGYVFIVDQTKKILAHPSFKNGADAPKSIVIPLFNQHSGSFDTTENKEQYKTFFVTNEQTGWKIGGTINMSEVKAQASPIFYTTITVIFVALLLGGFMVYTVISSITRPLHKLIHASEAISHGNLTERIPIESDDEFARLATRFNQMSDSLQSVLHHIMNKAEHLAASSEELMQGAKETSHAIEHVSASIQEIAAGSEKQAKSIEETSITIVEMSETMRKIAQNAQQTSASVAHTSTVTSQGNEAVLQAVQQMNCISEKITGLSDMVTALNERSRQIESFVEVITDIAEQTNLLSLNAAIEAARAGEHGKGFAVVAGEVRKLAEQSSQSAGSIATLIRTIQHEIKNAVISMEEGVAEVEKGIQAVNLAGSSFHSIHGSIEEVAGQVHEVSASVQEMSAGAESISHSVRLVTEIAENTATGMQGTSATTEEQLAAMEEISASAKSLAHMAEELEEMIKKFTL from the coding sequence ATGAAAAAGTGGATAAAACTTAGCGTCAAAAGGCGATTGCACATAGCGTTTCTTGTCCTATTATTAATCCCAAGCCTGTCCATCGGCATCGCTTCCTATTACACGGCTAAGCAAAAGGTCCAGGACCAGGTTCTGGAAAAAGCGAAAGGGGATATCACACTCCTCAACCAACTCGTCACTAAGCTAATCGAACCGCAACTTCAAAATGTAGAGCTGCTGTCGGAAAACATTCATGGAGATATGTATCAAGGCCGAACCAGCCCACAGGTGGTGGATATCATCCATCAATTCCAGCGAATCCATCCAGAAATCAGCTCAGCTTATGTAGGAACAGAAGCCGGTTTTCTCATTATGGACGGCTCCGAAAAACTGCCGGCCGACTATGATACGAGAAAACGTCCCTGGTATCAACAAGGATGGCAAGCCAAGGGAAAGACTGTCCTTACCGATCCGTATCTCGACATGGTGACGGGAGAAGTGGTTGTCGGTATTATTCAGAAAACCAAGGACGGTTCTGGAGTCGTAGGGGTCGACCTTAATCTGAAAAAACTTAATGAAATGGCTCAGTCGATGAAAACCGGGACAAAGGGTTATGTATTCATTGTGGATCAAACAAAGAAAATCCTTGCTCACCCTTCTTTCAAGAATGGAGCAGATGCACCGAAATCTATTGTTATTCCGTTGTTCAATCAACACTCTGGTAGTTTTGATACAACTGAAAACAAGGAGCAGTACAAAACCTTCTTTGTTACAAACGAACAAACAGGCTGGAAAATTGGTGGAACCATCAATATGTCGGAAGTGAAAGCACAGGCATCCCCCATATTTTATACAACGATTACAGTCATCTTCGTTGCATTGCTATTAGGGGGATTTATGGTATATACCGTTATCTCTTCTATCACCCGTCCGCTCCATAAGCTGATTCATGCATCAGAAGCGATTAGCCATGGCAATCTTACCGAGCGTATTCCTATTGAATCAGATGATGAATTCGCTCGTCTGGCGACCCGCTTCAATCAGATGAGCGACTCGCTGCAAAGTGTTCTGCATCATATTATGAATAAAGCTGAACACCTGGCTGCCTCTTCAGAAGAATTAATGCAGGGAGCTAAAGAAACAAGCCATGCGATAGAACACGTGTCTGCTTCTATTCAAGAAATTGCCGCAGGCTCCGAGAAACAAGCCAAGAGCATAGAAGAGACGTCCATAACTATTGTGGAAATGTCGGAAACCATGCGAAAAATCGCCCAGAATGCGCAGCAAACATCTGCTTCTGTCGCCCATACTTCTACGGTCACTTCCCAGGGCAACGAAGCCGTTTTGCAGGCTGTACAGCAAATGAACTGTATCAGTGAAAAAATAACAGGCCTATCCGATATGGTAACGGCATTGAACGAACGTTCCAGGCAAATTGAAAGCTTCGTCGAAGTAATTACAGACATCGCTGAACAAACCAATCTGCTCTCATTAAATGCAGCGATTGAAGCCGCACGAGCAGGCGAGCATGGAAAAGGATTTGCCGTAGTCGCAGGCGAAGTCCGGAAGCTGGCTGAACAATCTTCCCAGTCTGCCGGAAGCATTGCGACACTCATTCGGACCATTCAGCATGAAATAAAGAATGCCGTTATCTCTATGGAAGAAGGCGTAGCTGAAGTTGAAAAAGGAATTCAAGCGGTCAATCTGGCAGGCTCCTCTTTTCATTCTATCCATGGATCCATTGAAGAGGTAGCCGGACAAGTTCATGAGGTTTCCGCTTCCGTTCAGGAAATGTCCGCAGGGGCAGAGTCAATCTCTCACTCGGTTCGTCTCGTGACCGAAATTGCCGAGAATACAGCTACAGGAATGCAAGGTACATCTGCCACAACAGAAGAACAACTTGCAGCAATGGAGGAGATTTCCGCTTCAGCAAAATCACTCGCACACATGGCGGAAGAGCTGGAAGAAATGATTAAAAAGTTTACATTATAG
- a CDS encoding right-handed parallel beta-helix repeat-containing protein: MRQFLVFLVALFIFIGFSLPNQAKAETLYTMDTQNHSFDITKFGAKANDNKDDSQAIINAIRTADSSGGGIVYIPAGTYHVTTINVAVSHPISIVGEQGAILDGRQSTQQSILNIGGSRGGAAPLLADAVKGNKTALTNLPVVPGDIVLIHSSELFNPARNYYYRGEMAEVASVSGDTITFKNGLFDTYHSASTVLYKLNMPNISITNLNILRDSNHVGLTVNYARSLRLAHVEVSGARERGIGLSYIYGGAVENNEVSDCWYEGSGTSYGLSIASSQHLTVKDNWMHGGRHGISLGGQEPVRDILLTQNVIDNYRDSRVGAFNTHENVEYITISENQILNGVSVAGDHLTFDGNTITSRVDYPGIIVKQNSYTDELVVRNNKITAPNYGILLETYLPSLEMKDMIVEGNTIRSKSAGIGIKPRMETATGTKIKNVTVKNNDIISTIDSAISIRNYGQTAITVENLKIEGGTYNSVNNKGIFAQIPPSAGNFTISNATIGTEKEGEYGMLLINFNRIAIDHSNLQGPTTRGYGNYFQHANHVVITNSKLNGWKYKNGVKMLNVSNVQLGNNTYTNTPS, from the coding sequence ATGCGACAATTTCTTGTATTCCTTGTTGCCCTTTTCATTTTTATCGGATTTTCATTGCCAAATCAGGCAAAAGCTGAAACACTGTATACTATGGATACACAAAACCATTCTTTCGATATAACGAAATTTGGTGCAAAAGCCAATGACAATAAAGATGACTCGCAGGCGATTATCAACGCGATCCGGACAGCGGATAGCTCGGGTGGCGGGATTGTATACATTCCTGCTGGTACGTATCATGTTACAACTATAAATGTTGCAGTATCCCATCCTATCTCCATCGTCGGAGAACAAGGAGCCATACTTGACGGAAGGCAATCCACCCAACAATCTATACTTAATATCGGAGGTTCAAGAGGGGGGGCTGCACCACTTCTGGCCGATGCTGTAAAAGGAAACAAAACAGCGCTAACAAATCTTCCGGTCGTACCAGGGGATATCGTGCTTATCCATTCCAGTGAATTGTTTAACCCGGCACGTAACTACTATTACCGTGGAGAAATGGCAGAGGTCGCTTCCGTATCCGGCGATACGATTACATTCAAAAACGGACTATTCGATACGTATCATTCGGCTTCTACCGTGCTGTACAAGCTGAATATGCCAAATATAAGCATTACGAATCTTAACATCCTCCGCGATTCCAATCATGTGGGCCTTACCGTAAATTACGCGAGGAGTTTACGCCTCGCTCATGTGGAAGTATCAGGCGCTCGCGAACGGGGAATCGGCTTGTCTTATATATACGGTGGAGCTGTTGAAAATAATGAGGTAAGCGATTGTTGGTATGAGGGAAGCGGAACGAGCTATGGGCTCAGCATTGCCTCCTCGCAGCACCTGACCGTTAAAGACAACTGGATGCATGGGGGCAGGCATGGAATTTCTCTCGGAGGTCAGGAGCCTGTGCGTGATATTTTGCTTACGCAAAACGTAATCGATAACTACAGGGACTCTCGGGTAGGTGCCTTTAATACCCATGAGAATGTAGAATATATCACGATTTCCGAGAATCAAATCCTAAATGGGGTCTCCGTAGCTGGCGACCACCTTACTTTCGATGGAAATACAATTACATCAAGAGTAGACTATCCAGGCATTATCGTAAAACAAAACTCGTATACTGATGAACTTGTTGTCCGCAACAACAAAATTACAGCACCCAACTATGGCATTCTGCTGGAAACATACCTCCCTTCCCTTGAGATGAAGGATATGATCGTAGAAGGAAACACCATTCGTTCCAAATCGGCGGGTATCGGTATAAAACCTAGGATGGAAACAGCAACCGGAACAAAAATCAAAAACGTAACCGTCAAAAACAACGATATCATCTCTACAATTGATAGCGCGATCTCCATTCGAAATTACGGACAAACGGCCATCACGGTTGAAAATTTGAAGATTGAAGGCGGCACATACAATTCCGTCAACAACAAAGGAATTTTTGCTCAAATCCCTCCTTCTGCTGGAAACTTTACCATCTCCAATGCCACTATCGGTACAGAAAAAGAAGGAGAGTACGGAATGCTATTGATTAACTTCAATCGGATCGCCATCGACCACTCCAAC